A section of the Saccopteryx leptura isolate mSacLep1 chromosome 6, mSacLep1_pri_phased_curated, whole genome shotgun sequence genome encodes:
- the LOC136376798 gene encoding protocadherin gamma-B7-like: protein MGGSCAHRRGARRLQVLFPFLMPLFYRVLCEPIRYSIPEELPEGSVVGNLAKDVKLGVLEVSSRKLRVSGETLLFNVDAESGDLLVKDRIDREQICKERRRCELQLEAVVENPLNIFHIVVNIEDINDHAPQFHTDEINLEISESVSPGVVTILDSAKDPDISMNSLSKYQLSPNEYFSLVVKDNPDGGKYPELILKKTLDRETQSVHHLVLTALDGGVLPQSGTARIRILVVDANDNPPVFSQDVYRVSIPEDVPPGTSVLRVRATDLDEGLNAEVTYSFLRVADKAQHVFFLDSATGNIITHEPLDFEEVEKYIMDVEAKDRGSLSTRCKVIIEVLDENDNSPEIIITSLSDLILEDSHPGMVVALFKTRDKDSRENGEVMCNLSKNVPFKIHSSSNNYYKLVTDGALDREQTPEYNVTITATDRGKPPLSSSTTITLHITDVNDNAPVFQQSAYLVHVPENNPPGSSIAQISASDPDLGPNGRVSYSIVASDLEPRALSSYVSVSAQSGVVFAQRAFDHEQLRAFQLTLQARDQGSPALSANVSLRVLVDDRNDNAPRVLYPALGPDGSALFDTVPRSAQPGYLVTKVVAVDADSGHNAWLSYHVLQASEPGLFSLGLRTGEVRTARALGDRDVARQRLLVAVRDGGQPPLSATATLLLVFADSLREALPDLVERPTPSDPQAELQFYLVVALALISVLFLLAVILAITLRLRRSSSPATGGCFGCVLCSRSGQEIAPNYSEGTLPYAYNLCVPGDQTNPEFNFLTSADHCPAKQDTPNKDSSLALLASILTPNVGVDEKTFKQAPLFTNQEMGSCEIQSHSLPQPP from the exons ATGGGAGGGAGCTGTGCGCACAGACGCGGAGCCCGCCGGCTGCAGGTACTGTTTCCCTTCCTGATGCCTTTGTTCTACCGCGTCCTCTGCGAGCCGATCCGCTACTCGATTCCCGAGGAGCTGCCTGAGGGCTCGGTGGTGGGGAACCTTGCCAAAGATGTAAAGCTCGGTGTCCTGGAGGTGTCCTCTCGGAAGCTGCGAGTTAGCGGGGAGACGCTGCTTTTCAATGTAGACGCGGAGAGCGGGGACTTACTTGTGAAGGACCGGATAGACCGTGAGCAGATTTgcaaagagagaagaagatgtgAGTTGCAGTTGGAAGCTGTGGTGGAAAAtcccttaaatatttttcatattgttgTGAATATTGAAGATATCAATGACCATGCTCCTCAATTCCATACAGATGAAATAAACTTAGAAATCAGTGAATCTGTCAGCCCAGGAGTGGTAACTATTCTTGACTCTGCCAAAGATCCTGATATTAGTATGAATTCACTGAGCAAATACCAACTAAGTCCTAATGAATATTTCTCATTGGTGGTGAAAGACAATCCCGATGGTGGCAAATACCCAGAATTAATACTGAAGAAGACCCTGGACCGAGAAACGCAGAGCGTGCACCACTTGGTATTAACAGCCTTAGATGGTGGGGTTCTGCCACAAAGTGGCACTGCTCGGATCCGAATCCTGGTGGTGGATGCCAATGATAACCCTCCTGTGTTCAGCCAAGATGTGTACAGGGTCAGCATTCCAGAAGACGTGCCCCCAGGCACCTCTGTGCTGAGGGTGAGAGCCACAGACCTAGATGAAGGCTTGAACGCAGAGGTCACCTATTCCTTCCTTCGTGTGGCTGATAAAGCCCAGCACGTGTTCTTTCTGGATTCTGCTACAGGAAACATTATAACTCATGAACCCTTGGATtttgaagaagtagaaaaatatatCATGGATGTAGAAGCAAAGGACCGGGGATCTCTCTCTACACGGTGTAAAGTCATTATAGAAGTTCTAGACGAAAACGACAACAGCCCAGAAATTATCATCACTTCGCTCTCTGATCTGATTCTAGAGGATTCGCATCCAGGAATGGTTGTGGCCCTCTTCAAAACTCGGGACAAGGATTCCAGGGAAAATGGAGAAGTCATGTGtaatttaagtaaaaatgttCCATTTAAGATTCATTCTTCTTCCAATAATTACTACAAACTAGTAACAGACGGGGCCCTGGACCGGGAACAGACCCCGGAGTACAatgtcaccatcacagccactgaTAGGGGCAAGCCgcccctctcctccagcaccaCCATCACCCTACACATCACCGATGTCAACGACAACGCTCCGGTTTTCCAACAGTCAGCCTACCTGGTCCATGTACCAGAAAATAACCCGCCCGGTTCCTCCATAGCGCAGATCAGCGCCTCCGACCCCGACCTGGGACCCAATGGCCGCGTCTCCTACTCCATCGTGGCCAGCGACCTGGAGCCGCGCGCGCTGTCGTCCTACGTGTCGGTGAGCGCGCAGAGCGGGGTGGTGTTCGCGCAGCGCGCCTTCGACCACGAGCAGCTGCGCGCCTTCCAGCTGACGCTGCAGGCGCGTGACCAGGGCTCGCCCGCGCTCAGCGCCAACGTCAGCCTGCGCGTGTTGGTGGACGACCGCAACGACAACGCGCCAAGGGTGCTGTACCCGGCGCTGGGGCCCGACGGCTCTGCGCTCTTCGACACAGTGCCGCGCTCGGCGCAGCCCGGCTACCTGGTCACTAAGGTGGTGGCGGTGGACGCGGATTCGGGACACAATGCCTGGCTGTCCTACCACGTGCTGCAGGCCAGCGAGCCCGGACTGTTCAGCCTCGGGCTGCGCACGGGTGAAGTGCGCACAGCGCGAGCTTTGGGCGACAGGGACGTGGCCCGCCAGCGCCTGCTGGTCGCTGTGCGCGATGGGGGACAGCCGCCCCTCTCTGCCACTGCCACGCTACTCCTGGTCTTCGCTGACAGCCTACGAGAGGCTCTGCCAGACCTCGTCGAGCGTCCCACGCCCTCGGACCCCCAAGCTGAGCTGCAGTTTTATCtggtggtggccttggccttgatCTCCGTGCTCTTCCTCCTGGCGGTGATTCTGGCCATTACCTTGCGCCTGCGACGCTCTTCCAGTCCCGCCACCGGGGGCTGCTTTGGGTGTGTTCTCTGCTCCAGGTCTGGACAAGAGATTGCTCCTAACTACAGTGAGGGGACTTTGCCGTATGCCTATAATTTGTGTGTGCCCGGGGATCAAACTAACCCGGAATTTAATTTTCTCACATCTGCTGATCACTGTCCAGCCAAACAAGACACTCCCAACAAAGATAGCTCTTTAGCGCTATTGGCTAGCATTCTAACTCCTAATGTTGGGGTAGATGAGAAGACTTTTAAACAG GCGCCGCTGTTCACCAACCAGGAGATGGGAAGCTGCGAGATACAGAGTcactccctcccccaacctccgtAA